In Serratia marcescens subsp. marcescens ATCC 13880, a single genomic region encodes these proteins:
- the rsuA gene encoding 16S rRNA pseudouridine(516) synthase RsuA, translating into MRLDKFLSQQLGISRALVARELRAKRVTVDGEVVKSGAIKLTPEQEVAFDGNPLQQQNGPRYFMLNKPQGYVCSTDDPDHPTVLYFLDEPVAYKLHAAGRLDIDTTGLVLMTDDGQWSHRVTSPRHHCEKTYLVTLEHPLAEDTAQRFAEGVQLHNEKDLTRPATLEQVDEHVVRLTISEGRYHQVKRMFAAVGNRVIALHRERIGAIVLDDDLAPGEYRPLTEEEIASVGAPHLQD; encoded by the coding sequence ATGCGATTGGACAAGTTTTTATCTCAGCAGTTAGGCATCAGCCGTGCGCTGGTCGCGCGCGAACTTCGGGCTAAACGCGTCACCGTGGACGGTGAGGTGGTGAAGAGCGGGGCGATTAAACTGACCCCGGAGCAAGAAGTGGCGTTCGACGGCAATCCGCTGCAGCAGCAGAACGGCCCGCGCTATTTCATGCTCAACAAACCGCAGGGCTACGTCTGCTCTACCGACGATCCCGATCATCCGACGGTGCTGTATTTCCTCGATGAGCCGGTCGCGTACAAGCTGCACGCCGCCGGGCGGCTGGATATCGACACCACCGGGCTGGTGCTGATGACCGACGACGGTCAATGGTCGCACCGCGTCACGTCGCCGCGCCACCACTGCGAGAAAACCTATTTGGTCACGCTGGAGCACCCGTTGGCGGAAGACACCGCGCAGCGTTTCGCTGAAGGGGTGCAACTGCACAACGAGAAAGATCTGACGCGGCCGGCGACGCTGGAGCAGGTCGACGAGCACGTGGTGCGCCTGACCATCAGCGAAGGGCGCTACCACCAGGTGAAGCGGATGTTCGCCGCCGTCGGCAACCGGGTGATCGCGTTGCACCGCGAGCGCATCGGCGCCATCGTGCTGGATGACGATCTGGCGCCGGGCGAATACCGCCCATTGACGGAAGAAGAGATCGCCAGCGTGGGCGCGCCGCACCTGCAGGACTGA
- a CDS encoding DEAD/DEAH box helicase — protein MAFTLRPYQLEAVEATINHFRRRPEPALIVLPTGAGKSLVIAELAKRARGRVLVLAHVKELVAQNHAKYCAYGLEADIFAAGLQQKESAGKVVFGSVQSVARNLPLFDGAFSLLIVDECHRISDDDDSQYQQIIQHLQKTNPQLRLLGLTATPYRLGKGWIYQYHYHGFTRGDGASLFRDCIYELPLRYMIKNGFLVPPERLDMPIVQYDFSRLEARSNGLFSEADLNRELKRQNRVTPHIISQIVEYAEDRKGVMIFAATVEHAREIHGLLPNGEAALVSAETPPAERDALIEAFKQQRLRYLVNVAVLTTGFDAPHVDLIAILRPTESVSLYQQIVGRGLRLAPGKEDCLILDYAGNPHDLFTPEVGVSKPHGDSQPVQVFCPACGFANLFWGKCTENGDIIEHYGRRCQGWLEDDDCHREQCDYRFRFKSCPHCGAENDIAARRCHQCQEVLVDPDDMLKAALKLKDALVLRCGGMELQSGRDDKGEWLKATYYDEDGTSTSERFRLQTPAQRKAFEMLFLRPHQRAPGVPFAWHTAADVLAQQQALRHPDFVVARKRGQFWQVREKVFDYQGRFRRANQLT, from the coding sequence ATGGCCTTTACCCTACGCCCCTACCAACTGGAAGCGGTCGAAGCCACCATCAACCATTTCCGGCGGCGTCCCGAACCGGCGCTGATCGTGCTGCCGACCGGCGCCGGCAAAAGCCTGGTGATCGCCGAACTGGCGAAGCGCGCCCGTGGGCGGGTGCTGGTGTTGGCGCACGTCAAGGAACTGGTGGCGCAAAACCACGCCAAATACTGCGCCTACGGCCTGGAGGCGGACATCTTCGCCGCCGGCCTGCAACAAAAAGAAAGCGCCGGCAAGGTGGTGTTCGGCAGCGTGCAGTCGGTGGCGCGCAACCTGCCGCTGTTCGACGGCGCCTTTTCGCTGCTGATCGTCGATGAATGCCACCGCATCAGCGATGACGACGACAGCCAGTACCAACAAATCATCCAGCATTTGCAGAAAACCAACCCGCAGCTGCGGCTGCTGGGGTTGACCGCCACGCCCTATCGTCTGGGCAAGGGCTGGATTTACCAGTATCACTACCACGGTTTCACCCGTGGCGACGGCGCCAGCCTGTTTCGCGACTGCATCTATGAGCTGCCGCTGCGCTATATGATTAAGAACGGCTTCCTGGTGCCGCCTGAGCGGCTGGACATGCCGATTGTGCAGTACGATTTCAGCCGGCTGGAGGCCAGAAGCAACGGCCTGTTCAGCGAAGCGGATCTGAACCGCGAGCTGAAGCGGCAAAACCGCGTCACGCCGCACATCATCAGCCAGATTGTGGAATACGCTGAGGATCGCAAAGGCGTGATGATCTTCGCCGCCACCGTCGAACACGCCCGCGAGATCCACGGCCTGCTGCCGAACGGCGAAGCCGCGCTGGTCAGCGCCGAAACGCCACCCGCCGAGCGCGATGCGCTGATCGAGGCGTTCAAACAGCAGCGGCTGCGCTATCTGGTCAACGTCGCGGTATTGACCACCGGTTTCGACGCGCCGCACGTCGATCTGATCGCGATCCTGCGCCCGACCGAGTCCGTCAGCCTGTATCAGCAGATCGTCGGCCGCGGGCTGCGGCTGGCGCCTGGCAAGGAAGATTGTCTGATCCTCGATTACGCCGGCAACCCGCACGATCTGTTCACGCCGGAGGTCGGCGTCAGCAAGCCGCACGGCGACAGCCAGCCGGTGCAGGTGTTCTGCCCGGCCTGCGGCTTCGCCAATCTGTTCTGGGGCAAGTGCACCGAGAACGGCGACATTATCGAGCACTACGGCCGCCGCTGCCAGGGGTGGCTGGAAGACGACGACTGCCACCGCGAACAGTGCGATTACCGCTTCCGGTTCAAGAGCTGCCCGCACTGCGGCGCGGAGAACGACATCGCCGCACGCCGCTGCCATCAGTGTCAGGAGGTGCTGGTCGATCCCGACGACATGCTGAAGGCGGCGCTGAAGCTGAAAGACGCGCTGGTGCTGCGCTGCGGCGGCATGGAGCTGCAAAGCGGCCGCGATGACAAGGGCGAATGGCTGAAGGCCACCTATTACGACGAGGACGGCACCAGCACCAGCGAGCGTTTCCGCCTGCAGACGCCGGCGCAGCGCAAAGCGTTCGAGATGCTGTTCCTGCGCCCGCACCAGCGCGCACCGGGCGTGCCGTTCGCCTGGCACACCGCCGCCGACGTGCTGGCGCAACAGCAGGCGCTGCGCCATCCGGATTTCGTGGTGGCGCGCAAACGCGGCCAGTTTTGGCAAGTGCGCGAGAAAGTGTTCGATTATCAAGGCCGTTTCCGCCGCGCCAATCAATTGACCTGA
- the rplY gene encoding 50S ribosomal protein L25 → MFTINAEVRKDQGKGASRRLRAANKFPAIVYGGKEAAVSIELDHDSVKNMEAKPEFYSEAVTLVIDGKETKVKVQAVQRHPFKPKLAHIDFVRV, encoded by the coding sequence ATGTTCACTATCAATGCAGAAGTACGTAAAGACCAGGGTAAAGGTGCGAGCCGCCGCCTGCGTGCAGCAAACAAATTCCCAGCTATCGTTTACGGTGGCAAAGAAGCTGCAGTTTCCATCGAATTGGACCATGATTCTGTTAAGAACATGGAAGCTAAACCAGAATTCTACAGCGAAGCAGTAACTCTGGTTATCGACGGTAAAGAAACCAAAGTTAAGGTTCAGGCTGTACAGCGTCACCCGTTCAAGCCAAAACTGGCTCACATCGACTTCGTTCGCGTTTAA
- the yejK gene encoding nucleoid-associated protein YejK produces MSLDIDQIALHQLVKRDEQTLDVVLRDTLLPTNAAVEEMMTELHRVYSAKSKALGLFNEGSELAEALRTCRKDDKDFLAFSRAATGRLRDELAKYPFAEGGVVLFGQYRYLAVEYLLIAVLNSRNSMRVNEELDINTTHYLDINNADIVARIDLTEWETNPESTRYLTFLRGRVGRKVADFFMDFLAASEGLDTKAQNRGLLQAVDDYCADAQLDKNERQSVRQQVYSYCNEQLQAGEEIELQALSQELSPVGEKDFMQFSSEQGYELEESFPADRGTLRQLTKFAGSGGGISLNFDAMLLGERIFWDAATDTLTIRGTPPNLRDQLQRRTGSGK; encoded by the coding sequence ATGAGTCTGGATATCGACCAGATCGCTCTGCACCAATTGGTGAAACGCGACGAGCAAACGCTGGACGTGGTGTTGCGCGATACCTTGCTTCCCACCAACGCGGCGGTGGAAGAAATGATGACGGAACTGCATCGCGTCTACAGCGCCAAGAGCAAGGCCTTGGGCCTGTTCAACGAAGGCAGCGAGCTGGCGGAAGCGCTGCGCACTTGCCGCAAGGACGATAAGGACTTTCTGGCCTTCAGCCGCGCGGCGACCGGCCGCCTGCGCGACGAACTGGCGAAGTATCCGTTTGCCGAAGGCGGCGTGGTGCTGTTCGGCCAATACCGTTATCTGGCGGTGGAGTACTTGCTGATCGCGGTGCTGAACAGCCGTAACAGCATGCGCGTCAACGAAGAACTGGATATCAACACCACGCACTATCTGGACATCAACAACGCCGATATCGTCGCGCGCATCGATCTGACCGAATGGGAAACCAACCCGGAATCGACCCGCTATTTGACCTTCCTGCGCGGGCGCGTAGGCCGCAAGGTCGCCGACTTCTTCATGGATTTCCTGGCGGCGTCCGAAGGGTTGGACACCAAGGCGCAAAACCGCGGGCTGCTGCAGGCGGTGGACGACTACTGCGCCGATGCGCAGTTGGACAAGAACGAGCGCCAGTCGGTGCGCCAACAGGTGTACAGCTACTGCAACGAACAGCTGCAGGCGGGCGAAGAGATTGAACTGCAGGCCCTGTCGCAGGAGCTGTCGCCGGTCGGCGAGAAAGACTTCATGCAGTTCTCCAGCGAGCAAGGGTATGAGTTGGAGGAAAGCTTCCCGGCGGATCGCGGCACGCTGCGCCAGCTGACCAAATTTGCCGGCAGCGGCGGCGGCATCAGCCTGAATTTCGACGCCATGCTGCTGGGCGAGCGCATTTTCTGGGATGCGGCCACCGACACGCTGACCATCAGAGGCACGCCGCCGAACCTGCGCGATCAGCTGCAACGCCGGACCGGCAGCGGCAAGTAA
- a CDS encoding YejL family protein, protein MPQSSRYSDEHVEQLLSELVNVLEKHHTPTDLSLMVLGNMVTNLINTSVAPAQRKTLARSFAEALQASVREDKAH, encoded by the coding sequence ATGCCACAATCATCCCGTTACAGTGACGAACACGTTGAACAACTGCTCTCAGAGCTGGTCAATGTTCTGGAAAAACACCATACCCCCACCGATCTTTCCCTGATGGTGCTGGGCAACATGGTCACTAATTTGATCAACACCAGCGTTGCCCCCGCGCAGCGGAAAACCCTGGCAAGATCGTTCGCGGAAGCCCTGCAGGCTTCTGTCCGTGAAGATAAAGCACATTAA
- the yejM gene encoding LPS biosynthesis-modulating metalloenzyme YejM codes for MVTNRQRYREKVSQMISWGHWFALFNILLALGLGSRYLFVTDWPASLLGRVYAFVSVLGHFSFIVFAGYLLVIFPLTFVVMSQRLLRFISAALATIGLTLLLVDSEVFSHFHLHLNPVVWDLVVNPDQSELSRDWQLMFICVPVIFLVEMLFGTWSWQKLRSLNRRRFGKPLAALFISAFFASHLIYIWADANFYRPITMQRANLPLSYPMTARKFLEKHGLLDQQEYERRLVQQGNPEAVSVEYPLSDLSYGDQGSGYNLLMIVVDGIRAKDVAQDMPTLTRFAQENVRFSDHYSSGNHADTGLFGLFYGISPTYLDSVLAGRKPSALINALGDRGYQLGLFSSDGFNASLYRQALLTDFSLPTPAPQSDAQTTQQWQRWLAEQGSKEPWFSYINFSGAEPTEGDKKPVPADFIRRYRAGAQDVDTQIAQVLDTLKQRGLLDKTVVVITAEHGVEFNDSGKGQWGAGTAFNQAQLQVPLVIHWPGTPAQTISKLTGHNDVMRTLMQRLLHVKTAPKDYSQGEDLFTAQRRNNWIATGDGNQLVITTPTQTLMLDNSGNYRVYDQNGEEIKDEKPQLALLLQVLTDVKRFIAN; via the coding sequence ATGGTGACAAACCGTCAGCGTTATCGTGAAAAAGTCTCCCAGATGATCAGCTGGGGGCACTGGTTCGCCTTATTCAACATCCTGCTCGCCCTTGGGCTGGGCAGCCGCTACCTGTTTGTCACCGACTGGCCCGCATCCCTGCTGGGCCGGGTCTATGCCTTTGTCAGCGTGCTGGGGCATTTCAGCTTTATCGTGTTCGCCGGCTATTTGCTGGTGATCTTCCCGCTCACCTTCGTGGTGATGTCGCAGCGGCTGCTGCGATTTATTTCCGCCGCGCTGGCCACCATCGGGCTCACGCTGTTGCTGGTCGACAGCGAAGTGTTCTCCCATTTCCACCTGCACCTCAATCCGGTGGTGTGGGATCTGGTGGTCAACCCGGATCAAAGCGAACTGTCGCGTGACTGGCAGCTGATGTTTATCTGCGTGCCGGTGATCTTCCTGGTGGAGATGCTGTTCGGCACCTGGAGCTGGCAGAAGCTGCGCAGCCTGAACCGCCGCCGCTTCGGCAAACCGCTGGCGGCGCTGTTTATCAGCGCCTTTTTCGCGTCGCACCTGATTTACATTTGGGCTGACGCCAACTTCTATCGCCCGATCACCATGCAGCGGGCCAACCTGCCGCTCTCGTACCCGATGACCGCGCGCAAGTTCCTCGAAAAACACGGCCTGCTCGACCAGCAAGAGTATGAGCGCCGTCTGGTGCAACAGGGCAACCCGGAAGCGGTGTCGGTGGAGTATCCGCTCAGCGATCTCAGCTACGGCGATCAAGGCAGCGGCTATAACCTGCTGATGATCGTAGTGGACGGCATTCGCGCCAAAGACGTGGCGCAGGACATGCCAACCCTGACCCGCTTCGCCCAGGAAAACGTGCGTTTCAGCGATCATTACAGTTCGGGCAACCATGCCGATACCGGGCTGTTCGGCCTGTTCTACGGCATTTCCCCGACCTATCTGGACAGCGTGCTCGCCGGCCGCAAGCCGTCGGCACTGATCAATGCGCTCGGCGATCGGGGCTACCAGCTGGGGCTGTTCTCCTCCGATGGCTTCAATGCCAGCCTGTACCGCCAGGCCCTGTTGACCGACTTCTCGCTGCCGACGCCGGCGCCGCAAAGCGACGCCCAGACCACCCAGCAATGGCAGCGTTGGCTGGCAGAGCAGGGTAGCAAAGAGCCGTGGTTCTCCTATATCAACTTCAGCGGCGCCGAGCCGACCGAAGGCGACAAAAAACCGGTCCCGGCCGACTTTATTCGGCGCTATCGCGCCGGCGCGCAAGATGTGGATACCCAGATAGCCCAGGTGCTGGACACGCTGAAACAGCGCGGCCTGCTGGATAAAACCGTGGTGGTAATCACCGCCGAGCACGGCGTCGAGTTCAACGACAGCGGCAAAGGCCAATGGGGCGCCGGCACCGCCTTCAACCAGGCGCAGCTACAGGTGCCGTTGGTGATCCACTGGCCGGGCACCCCGGCGCAGACCATCAGCAAGCTGACCGGCCATAACGACGTCATGCGCACCTTGATGCAACGCCTGTTGCACGTGAAAACCGCGCCGAAAGACTATTCGCAAGGCGAGGATCTGTTCACCGCCCAGCGCCGCAACAACTGGATCGCCACCGGCGATGGCAACCAGCTGGTGATAACCACGCCGACACAAACGCTGATGCTGGACAACAGCGGTAACTATCGCGTCTACGATCAGAACGGCGAAGAGATAAAGGACGAGAAACCGCAGCTTGCTCTGCTGTTGCAGGTGTTGACCGATGTAAAACGCTTTATCGCCAACTAA
- the maiA gene encoding maleylacetoacetate isomerase produces MKLYSFFNSSASYRVRIALALKGLHYQTVGVNIRIGQQNELAYRRMNPVGLVPTLLTDDGESLSQSLAITDWLDRHFPQSPLLPAADPARSRVLEIVYVIACDIHPVNNLRVLRYLSEELKVSEEEKKRWYAHWIRQGLSAVEQLLLQRPPGPFCVGDTPTLADCCLIPQWANALRMGCDLSGYPRCKAVYDACTQLPAFIAAAPENQQDKISA; encoded by the coding sequence ATGAAGCTGTACAGTTTTTTTAATAGCTCAGCCTCCTACCGCGTGCGCATTGCGCTGGCGCTGAAAGGCCTCCATTACCAGACGGTGGGGGTCAATATTCGCATCGGGCAGCAGAATGAGCTGGCTTATCGGCGCATGAACCCGGTCGGGCTGGTGCCGACGCTGCTCACGGACGACGGCGAGTCTCTCAGCCAGTCGCTGGCGATTACCGACTGGCTGGATCGCCATTTCCCTCAGTCGCCGCTGTTGCCGGCGGCCGATCCGGCGCGCAGCCGGGTACTGGAAATCGTCTATGTCATTGCCTGTGATATTCACCCGGTCAATAACCTACGGGTGTTACGCTACCTGAGTGAAGAGCTGAAGGTGAGTGAGGAAGAGAAAAAACGCTGGTATGCGCACTGGATCCGCCAAGGGCTGAGCGCCGTAGAACAGCTGTTGCTCCAGAGGCCGCCAGGCCCCTTCTGCGTTGGCGATACCCCGACGTTGGCGGATTGCTGCTTGATCCCTCAGTGGGCGAATGCCCTGCGGATGGGGTGCGATCTGAGCGGGTATCCGCGCTGTAAGGCGGTTTACGACGCCTGTACTCAGCTCCCGGCGTTCATCGCCGCGGCGCCCGAAAACCAACAAGACAAAATTTCAGCCTGA
- a CDS encoding fumarylacetoacetate hydrolase family protein encodes MTQYVFAPQAPVTVPVVGSDKQFPVRRVYCVGRNYAAHAREMGFDPDREPPFFFCKPADAVVPVAAGETLALPYPSQTDNYHYEIELVVAIGKRGSDIPLEKAHEYIWGYATGLDMTRRDRQMDMRQMGRPWEIGKSFDLSAPIAPLHKAGDSADVNNAPIWLQVNGSDRQRSDIRHLIWSVNETISYLSGFFELQPGDLIFTGTPEGVGAVVKGDVITGNVEGLTPIAVKIV; translated from the coding sequence ATGACGCAATACGTATTTGCACCGCAAGCCCCCGTGACGGTTCCTGTCGTGGGGAGTGATAAACAGTTTCCCGTGCGCCGTGTCTACTGCGTCGGGCGCAACTATGCCGCGCATGCCCGCGAAATGGGCTTTGACCCGGATCGTGAGCCGCCGTTTTTCTTCTGCAAGCCTGCCGATGCGGTGGTGCCGGTGGCGGCCGGCGAAACGCTGGCGTTGCCGTATCCGTCGCAAACCGACAACTATCACTACGAAATCGAACTGGTGGTGGCGATTGGTAAACGGGGGAGCGATATTCCGCTGGAAAAGGCGCATGAATACATTTGGGGATATGCCACAGGCCTGGACATGACCCGCCGCGATCGGCAGATGGACATGCGTCAGATGGGGCGCCCATGGGAAATCGGCAAGTCGTTCGATCTTTCTGCGCCCATCGCGCCATTGCATAAAGCCGGCGACAGCGCAGACGTGAACAACGCGCCTATCTGGCTGCAGGTCAACGGCAGCGATCGCCAGCGCAGCGATATCCGCCATCTGATCTGGTCGGTGAATGAAACCATCAGCTATCTGTCCGGCTTTTTTGAGCTGCAGCCCGGCGATCTGATTTTTACCGGCACGCCGGAAGGGGTGGGCGCGGTGGTGAAAGGCGATGTGATTACCGGCAATGTCGAGGGGCTAACCCCTATCGCCGTGAAGATTGTCTGA
- the gtdA gene encoding gentisate 1,2-dioxygenase, whose amino-acid sequence MPERNQDVNPSRQQFYRHISGQNLTPLWESLHHLVPPTPNANCAPAYWNYQAIRPHLLASGELIGAKEAVRRVLVLENPMLRGQSSITPTLYAGLQLIMPGEVAPSHRHNQSALRFIVEGKGAFTAVDGERTQMHEGDFILTPQWRWHDHGNPGEEPVVWLDGLDLPLVNLLGCGFAEDYPQEQQPVTRQEGDYLPRYAANMLPLRHQKGNSSPIFNYRYDRSREALHDLTRMGDADEWEGYKMRYANPVTGGYPMPSMGAFLQLLPKGFSSRKARTTDSTIYHVVEGRGQVSIGNETLHFSAKDIFVAPTWFDVSFQADEDTVLFSFSDRPVQEALGLFREARY is encoded by the coding sequence ATGCCTGAACGCAATCAGGATGTTAATCCCAGCCGCCAGCAGTTCTACCGGCATATTTCAGGGCAGAACCTGACCCCATTGTGGGAGTCGCTGCACCATTTGGTGCCGCCGACGCCGAATGCAAACTGCGCCCCGGCTTACTGGAACTATCAGGCGATTCGCCCGCATCTGCTGGCCAGCGGCGAGTTGATTGGCGCCAAAGAGGCGGTTCGCCGCGTGCTGGTGCTGGAAAACCCGATGCTGCGCGGACAGTCCTCCATCACCCCGACGCTGTATGCCGGATTGCAGTTGATCATGCCGGGCGAAGTCGCGCCGAGCCATCGCCATAATCAGTCGGCATTGCGGTTTATCGTCGAAGGGAAAGGGGCATTTACCGCTGTTGACGGTGAACGTACGCAAATGCATGAAGGCGACTTCATTTTGACGCCGCAGTGGCGCTGGCACGATCACGGTAATCCCGGCGAGGAGCCGGTGGTATGGCTGGACGGGCTGGATTTGCCGCTGGTGAACCTGCTGGGTTGCGGTTTCGCGGAAGACTATCCGCAAGAGCAGCAGCCCGTGACGCGCCAGGAGGGGGATTATTTACCGCGCTATGCGGCCAATATGCTGCCGCTGCGCCACCAGAAAGGCAACTCATCGCCCATTTTCAACTACCGCTACGATCGCAGCCGGGAAGCGCTGCATGACCTCACCCGCATGGGGGACGCCGACGAATGGGAAGGGTACAAGATGCGCTACGCCAACCCGGTGACCGGCGGTTACCCCATGCCCTCGATGGGCGCCTTCCTGCAGCTGCTGCCGAAAGGCTTTTCCTCACGGAAAGCGCGAACCACGGACAGCACCATTTATCACGTGGTGGAAGGGCGCGGTCAGGTCAGCATCGGCAACGAAACCCTTCACTTTTCGGCAAAAGATATCTTCGTGGCGCCGACCTGGTTCGACGTGTCGTTCCAGGCGGACGAAGACACCGTGTTATTCAGTTTTTCGGACCGGCCGGTTCAGGAAGCCCTGGGACTGTTCCGTGAAGCACGTTATTAA